One window from the genome of Methanobacterium sp. encodes:
- the amrB gene encoding AmmeMemoRadiSam system protein B, producing MMRKPAVAGYFYESDEQLLKERIKWCYTHPIGPGRIPGKLGNKRSIKGLISPHAGYEFSGPVAAFSYLELAEDGLPETVLILCPNHTGMGSGLSTMTQGGWQTPLGEVPIDTEFARKLVDNYPLMDDEPSAHIQEHSCEVQLPFLQELGQDFKLVPICMMMQDLETSQELGGAIALTAQELGQDLVVIASTDFTHQMPHKVAVAQDKKVLDAIESFDEQEMFKRIISNNVTMCGYGPVATTMAASKAMGAHDATILKYATSGDTSGNYTSVVGYGSAVFR from the coding sequence ATGATGAGAAAACCTGCAGTGGCAGGATACTTCTATGAATCGGATGAACAACTTCTCAAAGAGAGAATTAAATGGTGTTACACCCATCCGATAGGTCCTGGGCGAATCCCTGGTAAATTGGGTAATAAACGGAGTATTAAAGGGCTGATTTCACCCCATGCGGGTTATGAGTTTTCAGGTCCAGTTGCTGCTTTTTCCTATCTAGAATTGGCAGAAGATGGCCTTCCAGAAACAGTGCTGATATTATGCCCTAACCATACTGGCATGGGCTCTGGACTTTCCACCATGACCCAGGGGGGCTGGCAAACTCCACTGGGAGAAGTGCCTATAGACACAGAATTTGCAAGAAAATTAGTTGATAATTATCCTTTAATGGATGATGAACCCTCAGCCCACATCCAGGAACACAGCTGTGAAGTGCAACTACCCTTTCTACAGGAACTAGGCCAGGATTTCAAACTGGTCCCAATCTGTATGATGATGCAAGATCTGGAAACATCTCAGGAGTTAGGAGGTGCCATTGCCTTAACTGCCCAAGAATTAGGGCAAGACTTAGTAGTGATAGCCAGTACAGACTTCACTCATCAAATGCCCCACAAGGTAGCTGTAGCACAGGATAAAAAAGTACTTGATGCCATTGAATCATTTGATGAGCAGGAGATGTTTAAGAGAATTATCTCCAACAACGTGACTATGTGTGGATACGGACCAGTAGCCACTACTATGGCCGCATCTAAGGCTATGGGTGCTCATGATGCTACCATCCTAAAATACGCCACTAGTGGGGATACCAGTGGAAACTACACTTCAGTTGTGGGATATGGGTCAGCAGTATTCCGTTAG
- a CDS encoding 30S ribosomal protein S2 yields the protein MSELLIPLDKYLAAGLHIGTQQKTKDMERYIYRVRADGLYVLDVRKTNDRIISGAKFLAKFEPEDILAVSTRQYGQTPVRRFGEVTGARTIPGRFIPGTLTNPEYAKFIEPKVLMVTDPRSDLQAIIEAKQIGIPVIALCDTENLLGNVDIVIPVNNKGRKAIALVYWLMARQILREKEIINPDAELDVTPADFELRI from the coding sequence TTGTCAGAATTACTAATACCATTAGACAAATACTTAGCAGCAGGTTTACACATAGGCACACAGCAAAAAACCAAAGACATGGAACGATACATCTACCGGGTGCGTGCAGACGGATTATACGTACTGGATGTTCGGAAAACCAATGACCGAATCATATCCGGAGCCAAATTCCTGGCCAAATTCGAGCCAGAAGACATACTAGCAGTGTCCACACGACAATATGGGCAAACACCAGTGCGTAGGTTTGGAGAAGTGACCGGGGCCAGAACAATCCCTGGAAGATTCATACCAGGAACTCTCACTAACCCGGAATATGCTAAATTTATCGAACCCAAAGTACTAATGGTAACCGATCCTAGAAGTGATTTGCAAGCCATAATCGAAGCTAAACAGATAGGAATCCCAGTAATCGCACTTTGTGATACTGAAAACCTTCTGGGTAATGTGGATATAGTTATACCTGTTAACAACAAGGGAAGAAAAGCAATAGCACTGGTATACTGGTTAATGGCTCGACAAATCCTTAGGGAAAAAGAAATCATCAATCCAGATGCTGAACTGGATGTTACCCCGGCAGACTTCGAACTGAGAATATAA
- a CDS encoding 4Fe-4S dicluster domain-containing protein, which translates to MVKITINRDECEGADCAECVDVCPMEVLILEGDEIVIQNTENCSLCEVCVDVCPNQAIKIEDD; encoded by the coding sequence ATGGTTAAAATAACAATAAACCGCGATGAATGTGAAGGAGCAGACTGCGCTGAATGTGTGGACGTTTGCCCAATGGAAGTGTTAATTCTAGAAGGAGACGAGATAGTCATCCAGAACACGGAAAACTGCAGTCTATGCGAAGTCTGCGTAGATGTCTGTCCCAACCAGGCGATAAAGATTGAAGATGATTAA